A genomic window from Streptomyces sp. NBC_00234 includes:
- a CDS encoding DUF2550 domain-containing protein, which translates to MVLALWVGGLVVVLVVVGLFVFGLRRRLIQRSGGTFDCSLRWDISKEPDPTGKGWVYGVARYSGDRVDWFRVFSYDPRPRRALERASIEVIARRLPEGEEELALLSDSVVLGCLHRGTRLELAMSEDALTGFLAWLEAAPPGQRVNVA; encoded by the coding sequence ATGGTCCTCGCTCTGTGGGTTGGCGGTCTGGTCGTCGTACTGGTCGTGGTGGGTCTGTTCGTGTTCGGCCTGCGCCGGCGGCTGATCCAGCGCTCGGGCGGCACGTTCGACTGCAGTCTCCGCTGGGACATCTCCAAGGAACCGGACCCCACCGGCAAGGGCTGGGTGTACGGCGTCGCGCGCTACAGCGGCGACCGGGTCGACTGGTTCCGGGTCTTCTCCTACGATCCCCGTCCCCGCCGCGCCCTGGAGCGTGCCTCGATCGAGGTGATCGCCCGCCGGCTTCCCGAGGGCGAGGAGGAGCTCGCGCTCCTGTCCGACTCCGTCGTGCTCGGCTGTCTCCACCGGGGGACCCGCCTGGAGCTGGCGATGAGCGAGGACGCTCTCACCGGCTTTCTCGCCTGGCTGGAGGCGGCGCCGCCCGGCCAGCGCGTCAACGTGGCCTGA
- the atpA gene encoding F0F1 ATP synthase subunit alpha, which produces MAELTIRPEEIRDALENFVQSYKPDAASREEVGTVSVAGDGIAKVEGLPSAMANELLKFEDGTLGLALNLEEREIGAIVLGEFSGIEEGQPVQRTGEVLSVGVGEGYLGRVVDPLGNPIDGLGEIATESRRALELQAPGVMVRKSVHEPMQTGYKAVDAMVPIGRGQRQLIIGDRQTGKTALAVDTIINQRDNWRSGDVNKQVRCIYVAIGQKGSTIASVRGALEEAGALEYTTIVAAPASDPAGFKYLAPYTGSAIGQHWMYAGKHVLIIFDDLSKQADAYRAVSLLLRRPPGREAYPGDVFYLHSRLLERCAKLSDEMGKGSMTGLPIVETKANDVSAFIPTNVISITDGQCFLESDLFNAGQRPALNVGISVSRVGGSAQHKAMKQVSGRLRVDLAQYRELEAFAAFGSDLDAASKASLERGKRMVELLKQPQYAPFPVEEQVVSVWAGTTGKMDDVPVEDIRRFESELLEYLRRERKDLLTSIAEGGKMSDDTLQSIADAIAAFKQQFETSDGKLLGEG; this is translated from the coding sequence ATGGCGGAGCTCACGATCCGGCCGGAGGAGATCCGGGACGCGCTGGAGAACTTTGTCCAGTCGTACAAGCCGGACGCGGCCTCGCGCGAGGAGGTCGGTACGGTCAGCGTTGCCGGCGACGGCATCGCGAAGGTGGAGGGCCTGCCCTCCGCCATGGCGAACGAGCTGCTGAAGTTCGAGGACGGAACCCTCGGTCTCGCCCTCAACCTCGAGGAGCGCGAGATCGGTGCGATCGTCCTCGGCGAGTTCAGCGGTATCGAGGAGGGCCAGCCGGTGCAGCGCACCGGTGAGGTGCTCTCCGTCGGCGTCGGCGAGGGTTACCTCGGCCGCGTTGTCGACCCGCTCGGCAACCCGATCGACGGTCTCGGCGAGATCGCGACCGAAAGCCGTCGCGCCCTCGAGCTGCAGGCCCCTGGCGTCATGGTCCGCAAGTCGGTGCACGAGCCGATGCAGACCGGCTACAAGGCCGTCGACGCCATGGTGCCGATCGGCCGTGGCCAGCGTCAGCTGATCATTGGTGACCGTCAGACGGGTAAGACCGCTCTGGCCGTCGACACGATCATCAACCAGCGCGACAACTGGCGCTCGGGCGACGTGAACAAGCAGGTGCGCTGCATCTACGTCGCCATCGGTCAGAAGGGATCCACCATCGCCTCCGTGCGTGGTGCCCTGGAAGAGGCCGGCGCGCTCGAGTACACGACCATCGTCGCCGCCCCGGCGTCCGACCCGGCCGGCTTCAAGTACCTGGCGCCGTACACCGGTTCGGCCATCGGCCAGCACTGGATGTACGCCGGCAAGCACGTCCTGATCATCTTCGACGACCTGTCGAAGCAGGCCGACGCCTACCGCGCCGTCTCGCTGCTGCTGCGCCGTCCGCCGGGCCGTGAGGCGTACCCCGGTGACGTCTTCTACCTCCACTCTCGTCTGCTTGAGCGTTGCGCCAAGCTCTCCGACGAGATGGGCAAGGGCTCGATGACGGGTCTCCCGATCGTCGAGACCAAGGCGAACGACGTGTCGGCGTTCATCCCGACCAACGTCATCTCCATCACCGACGGCCAGTGCTTCCTGGAGTCCGACCTGTTCAACGCAGGTCAGCGTCCGGCGCTCAACGTCGGTATCTCGGTCTCCCGAGTCGGTGGCTCCGCCCAGCACAAGGCCATGAAGCAGGTCTCCGGCCGGCTTCGCGTGGACCTCGCCCAGTACCGCGAGCTGGAGGCGTTCGCCGCCTTCGGTTCCGACCTGGACGCGGCCTCCAAGGCTTCGCTGGAGCGCGGTAAGCGCATGGTCGAGCTGCTGAAGCAGCCGCAGTACGCACCCTTCCCCGTCGAGGAGCAGGTCGTCTCCGTCTGGGCCGGCACCACCGGCAAGATGGACGACGTCCCGGTCGAGGACATCCGTCGCTTCGAGAGCGAGCTGCTGGAGTACCTGCGCCGCGAGCGCAAGGACCTCCTGACCAGCATCGCCGAGGGCGGCAAGATGTCCGACGACACGCTGCAGTCGATCGCCGACGCGATCGCCGCCTTCAAGCAGCAGTTCGAGACCTCGGACGGCAAGCTTCTGGGCGAGGGCTGA
- the atpD gene encoding F0F1 ATP synthase subunit beta translates to MTTTVETAAATGRVARVIGPVVDVEFPVDAMPEIYNALHVEVDDPAEDGARKTLTLEVAQHLGDGVVRAISMQPTDGLVRQAPVTDTGAGIMVPVGDITKGKVFNTLGQILNEPEAEAQITERWPIHRKAPAFDQLESKTEMFETGLKVVDLLTPYVKGGKIGLFGGAGVGKTVLIQEMIMRVAKLHDGVSVFAGVGERTREGNDLIDEMTDSGVLDKTALVFGQMDEPPGTRLRVALSALTMAEYFRDVQKQDVLLFIDNIFRFTQAGSEVSTLLGRMPSAVGYQPTLADEMGVLQERITSTRGHSITSMQAIYVPADDLTDPAPATTFAHLDATTVLSRPISEKGIYPAVDPLDSTSRILDPRYITQDHYDTATRVKGILQKYKDLQDIIAILGIDELGEEDKLVVHRARRVERFLSQNTHAAKQFTGLDGSDVPLDESIAAFNSICDGEYDHFPEQAFFMCGGIEDLKANAKELGVS, encoded by the coding sequence ATGACGACCACTGTTGAGACGGCCGCTGCCACGGGCCGCGTCGCCCGGGTCATCGGCCCGGTCGTCGACGTGGAGTTCCCCGTCGACGCGATGCCGGAGATCTACAACGCACTGCACGTCGAGGTCGACGACCCGGCCGAGGACGGCGCTCGCAAGACGCTGACCCTCGAAGTCGCCCAGCACCTGGGTGACGGCGTCGTCCGTGCGATCTCGATGCAGCCCACCGACGGTCTGGTCCGCCAGGCCCCGGTGACCGACACGGGTGCGGGCATCATGGTCCCCGTCGGTGACATCACCAAGGGCAAGGTGTTCAACACCCTCGGTCAGATCCTGAACGAGCCGGAAGCCGAAGCTCAGATCACCGAGCGCTGGCCGATCCACCGCAAGGCCCCGGCCTTCGACCAGCTCGAGTCCAAGACCGAGATGTTCGAGACCGGCCTGAAGGTCGTCGACCTGCTGACCCCGTACGTCAAGGGCGGCAAGATCGGTCTGTTCGGTGGTGCGGGCGTCGGCAAGACGGTCCTCATCCAGGAAATGATCATGCGTGTGGCGAAGCTGCACGACGGTGTGTCGGTGTTCGCCGGCGTCGGTGAGCGCACCCGTGAGGGCAACGACCTCATCGACGAGATGACGGACTCCGGTGTTCTGGACAAGACCGCGCTGGTCTTCGGCCAGATGGACGAGCCGCCGGGCACGCGTCTTCGCGTGGCCCTGTCCGCCCTGACCATGGCGGAGTACTTCCGCGATGTGCAGAAGCAGGACGTGCTGCTCTTCATCGACAACATCTTCCGCTTCACGCAGGCCGGTTCCGAGGTCTCCACGCTGCTCGGCCGTATGCCGTCCGCAGTGGGTTACCAGCCGACCCTGGCCGACGAGATGGGTGTGCTCCAGGAGCGCATCACCTCGACGCGTGGTCACTCGATCACCTCGATGCAGGCGATCTACGTCCCCGCGGACGACCTGACCGACCCGGCCCCGGCCACCACGTTCGCCCACCTCGACGCGACGACGGTTCTTTCCCGTCCGATCTCCGAGAAGGGCATCTACCCGGCCGTGGACCCGCTGGACTCCACGTCCCGCATCCTGGACCCGCGTTACATCACGCAGGACCACTACGACACGGCTACCCGTGTCAAGGGAATCCTGCAGAAGTACAAGGACCTCCAGGACATCATCGCGATCCTCGGTATCGACGAGCTGGGCGAGGAGGACAAGCTCGTTGTCCACCGTGCCCGTCGCGTCGAGCGCTTCCTGTCGCAGAACACCCACGCCGCCAAGCAGTTCACCGGCCTGGACGGTTCGGACGTGCCGCTCGACGAGTCGATCGCCGCGTTCAACTCGATCTGCGACGGTGAGTACGACCACTTCCCGGAGCAGGCGTTCTTCATGTGCGGTGGCATTGAGGACCTCAAGGCCAACGCCAAGGAGCTCGGCGTCTCCTGA
- a CDS encoding F0F1 ATP synthase subunit epsilon, giving the protein MAAELHVELVAADRSVWSGEATLVVARTTSGDIGVMPGHQPLLGVLESGPVTIRTSEGGTVVAAVHGGFISFADDKLSLLAEIAELADEIDVQRAERALERAKSDTDAAAERRADVRLRAVAVH; this is encoded by the coding sequence TTGGCTGCTGAGCTGCATGTCGAGCTGGTCGCCGCGGACCGCAGTGTCTGGTCCGGCGAGGCCACCCTGGTCGTCGCGCGTACCACGTCCGGCGACATCGGCGTCATGCCCGGTCACCAGCCGCTTCTCGGTGTGCTGGAATCGGGCCCGGTGACGATCCGTACCAGTGAGGGCGGCACCGTCGTCGCCGCTGTGCACGGTGGATTCATCTCGTTCGCGGACGACAAGCTGTCGCTGCTGGCGGAGATCGCCGAGCTGGCGGACGAGATCGATGTCCAGCGCGCCGAGCGTGCGCTGGAGCGCGCGAAGTCGGACACGGACGCCGCTGCCGAGCGGCGCGCCGATGTACGACTGCGCGCGGTGGCGGTGCACTAG
- a CDS encoding F0F1 ATP synthase subunit delta, producing MNGASREALAAARERLDALTDNTSVDAAKLAEELAAVTALLHREVSLRRVLTDPSQGGEAKAELAGRLLSGQVGGEAVDLVSGMVRSRWSQSRDLVDSVEELANTADLTAAQRAGVLDDVEDELFRFGRIVGSDKGLRSALTSRTASTAAKGELLRSLLGGKAQPVTERIVTRLVTQPRGRSLEAGLDSLSKLAAERRDRMVAVVTSAVPLSDRQKQRLGAALAKIYGRQMHLNLDVDPTVLGGISVRVGDEVINGTIAERLEEATRRMAG from the coding sequence ATGAACGGAGCGAGCCGCGAGGCACTGGCTGCCGCACGTGAGCGTCTCGACGCGCTGACCGACAACACGTCGGTCGACGCGGCGAAGCTCGCCGAGGAGCTGGCAGCCGTCACCGCGCTGCTCCACCGCGAGGTATCGCTGCGCCGGGTCCTCACCGACCCGTCGCAGGGTGGCGAGGCCAAGGCCGAGCTGGCCGGACGGCTGCTGAGCGGTCAGGTGGGCGGCGAAGCCGTGGACCTGGTCTCCGGCATGGTCCGCTCCCGCTGGTCGCAGTCGCGTGACCTCGTGGACTCGGTCGAGGAGCTGGCGAACACCGCAGACCTCACCGCGGCCCAGCGCGCGGGTGTGCTCGACGACGTCGAGGACGAGCTGTTCCGCTTCGGCCGGATCGTCGGTTCCGACAAGGGACTGCGTTCCGCACTGACCAGCCGGACCGCGTCCACCGCCGCCAAGGGCGAGCTGCTCCGCAGCCTGCTCGGCGGCAAGGCGCAGCCCGTCACCGAGCGAATCGTCACGCGCCTCGTGACCCAGCCCCGTGGACGTAGCCTGGAGGCGGGACTCGATTCCCTGTCCAAGCTCGCCGCGGAGCGCCGGGACCGCATGGTCGCTGTCGTCACCTCGGCGGTACCGCTGTCCGATCGGCAGAAGCAGCGCCTCGGCGCCGCCCTGGCGAAGATCTACGGCCGGCAGATGCACCTGAACCTGGACGTGGACCCCACGGTCCTCGGCGGGATCTCGGTGCGCGTCGGTGACGAGGTCATCAACGGCACGATCGCGGAGCGCCTCGAAGAGGCCACCCGCCGGATGGCCGGCTGA
- a CDS encoding sensor histidine kinase produces the protein MLPVSRPHRHDVLIAAVGLSGGLLLWTIGLHMQGVRLIGAPWAALVPLAVMAGVELLRRSAPLTALLLAVPTLVADLLTVGNLATVMMFTDVVYAAVVYGPPAAARRIPVGSLLVTAGVTIGCLTWFRTAEALLFGVLTGLVSFAPAITAVSVRNHRDAAETARLRADQTALLAEMDRVQAVTAERARMARELHDMVANHLSAIAIHSTAALSIDDPGTSREALGVIRENSVEGLAEMRRLIGLLRHSGTGNGPSAAPTLASVDVLIEQARTNGASSGLTCTLEDARRDAERLPAPVELAAYRIVQESLTNALKHAAPGQVAVRLAHEGDMLSVEITSELGSRPGPRAPGSGAGLVGMRERVALLGGTIAAGPGTAEDGRTVWRVRAELPVEERTVRQ, from the coding sequence GTGCTCCCCGTCTCCCGCCCCCATCGCCACGACGTACTGATCGCGGCCGTCGGGCTGTCCGGCGGCCTGCTCCTGTGGACGATCGGTCTGCACATGCAGGGGGTGCGGCTGATCGGCGCCCCCTGGGCGGCGCTGGTGCCCCTCGCCGTGATGGCCGGTGTCGAACTGCTGCGCAGAAGCGCCCCGCTGACGGCTCTGCTGCTCGCCGTCCCCACCCTGGTCGCCGACCTGCTCACGGTCGGGAACCTGGCCACGGTCATGATGTTCACCGACGTCGTGTACGCGGCCGTGGTGTACGGACCCCCGGCCGCCGCCCGCCGGATCCCGGTGGGCTCGCTCCTGGTCACGGCCGGCGTGACGATCGGCTGCCTGACCTGGTTCCGTACGGCCGAGGCGCTGCTGTTCGGTGTCCTGACCGGTCTGGTGTCGTTCGCGCCCGCCATCACGGCCGTCAGCGTGCGCAACCATCGCGACGCGGCCGAGACCGCCCGGCTGCGGGCCGACCAGACCGCGCTGCTCGCCGAGATGGACCGCGTCCAGGCGGTGACCGCCGAGCGGGCGCGGATGGCGCGCGAGCTGCACGACATGGTGGCCAACCATCTCTCCGCGATCGCCATCCATTCCACGGCGGCGCTCTCCATCGACGACCCGGGCACCTCCCGCGAGGCGCTCGGGGTGATCCGCGAGAACAGCGTCGAGGGACTGGCCGAGATGCGGCGGCTCATCGGACTGCTCCGGCACAGCGGGACCGGGAACGGACCGAGCGCGGCGCCGACCCTCGCCTCGGTGGACGTCCTGATCGAGCAGGCGCGGACGAACGGGGCGTCGAGCGGGCTCACCTGCACGCTGGAGGACGCGCGCCGGGACGCGGAGCGACTGCCGGCGCCGGTCGAGCTGGCGGCGTACCGCATCGTCCAGGAGTCCCTGACGAACGCGCTGAAGCACGCGGCGCCCGGACAGGTCGCGGTGCGGCTCGCTCACGAGGGGGACATGCTCTCGGTGGAGATCACCAGCGAGCTGGGGAGCCGGCCGGGACCGCGTGCGCCCGGTTCGGGGGCGGGTCTCGTGGGCATGCGCGAGCGGGTGGCGCTGCTCGGCGGCACGATCGCGGCGGGTCCCGGGACCGCGGAGGACGGCCGGACGGTCTGGCGGGTACGGGCCGAACTGCCCGTCGAGGAAAGGACAGTGAGGCAATGA
- a CDS encoding cob(I)yrinic acid a,c-diamide adenosyltransferase, giving the protein MVNLTRIYTRTGDKGTTALGDMSRTAKTDLRISAYADANEANAVIGTAIALGQLPEDVVKVLVRVQNDLFDVGADLSTPVAEDPKYPPLRVEQSYVDKLEADCDSFLEELEKLRSFILPGGTPGAALLHQACTVVRRAERSTWAALEVHGDVMNALTATYLNRLSDLLFILARTANKEVGDVLWVPGGDR; this is encoded by the coding sequence ATGGTCAATCTGACGCGCATCTACACCCGTACCGGCGACAAGGGCACCACCGCCCTCGGCGACATGAGCCGGACCGCCAAGACCGATCTGCGCATCTCGGCGTATGCCGACGCGAATGAGGCCAATGCCGTCATCGGTACGGCGATCGCGCTCGGGCAGCTGCCCGAGGACGTGGTGAAGGTCCTCGTCCGCGTCCAGAACGACCTGTTCGACGTGGGCGCGGACCTGTCGACGCCGGTCGCGGAGGACCCGAAGTATCCGCCGCTGCGGGTCGAGCAGTCCTACGTCGACAAGCTGGAGGCGGACTGCGACAGCTTCCTGGAGGAACTGGAGAAGCTGCGCAGCTTCATCCTTCCGGGCGGTACGCCGGGCGCGGCGCTGCTGCACCAGGCGTGCACCGTCGTCCGGCGGGCCGAGCGGTCCACCTGGGCGGCGCTCGAGGTGCACGGGGACGTGATGAACGCGCTGACCGCGACCTATCTCAACCGGCTGTCCGACCTCCTGTTCATCCTCGCGAGGACGGCGAACAAGGAGGTCGGCGACGTGCTGTGGGTGCCGGGCGGCGATCGCTGA
- a CDS encoding response regulator transcription factor: MTIRVLVAEDQSAVRAGLVLILGSAPDIEVVGEAGDGEAAVRLARELRPDVVLMDVQMPRLDGVSATREVVAEQLADVLVLTTFDLDEYVFGALRAGAAGFLLKNTDAHDLLQAVRTVARGEGLIAPAVTRRLIAEFAGATPARRPDTPPPAGLESLTRREREVLGCLGEGLSNAEIAVRLSMAEATVKTHVSRLLGKLELRSRAQAAVIAQELGI; the protein is encoded by the coding sequence ATGACGATCCGGGTACTGGTCGCCGAGGACCAGTCGGCGGTACGCGCGGGACTGGTGCTGATTCTCGGCAGCGCACCGGACATCGAGGTCGTCGGGGAAGCGGGCGACGGCGAGGCCGCGGTGCGACTGGCACGCGAACTGCGCCCGGACGTCGTGCTGATGGATGTGCAGATGCCTCGGCTCGACGGGGTGTCGGCGACCCGCGAGGTGGTGGCGGAGCAGCTCGCGGACGTGCTGGTGCTGACGACGTTCGATCTGGACGAGTACGTCTTCGGGGCGCTGCGGGCCGGGGCTGCGGGCTTTCTGCTGAAGAACACCGATGCGCACGATCTGCTCCAAGCGGTACGGACCGTGGCGCGCGGCGAGGGACTGATCGCCCCGGCGGTGACGCGTCGGCTGATCGCGGAGTTCGCCGGAGCCACCCCCGCACGCCGGCCGGACACACCTCCTCCGGCGGGGCTGGAATCGCTCACGCGGCGGGAGCGCGAGGTTCTGGGATGTCTGGGCGAAGGGCTGTCGAACGCGGAGATCGCGGTGCGGCTCTCGATGGCGGAAGCAACGGTGAAGACGCACGTCAGCAGGCTGTTGGGGAAGCTGGAGCTGCGGAGCCGGGCCCAAGCAGCGGTGATCGCGCAGGAGTTGGGCATCTGA
- a CDS encoding glycoside hydrolase family 18 chitinase, whose protein sequence is MSTETPPRRAGFRQRLSTGTTIRSKAVAGVTALLLPLAAMVGLASPAEAATSATATYLKKSDWGTGFEGQWTVKNTGTTSLSSWTIEWDFPTGTAVGSAWDATVTGSGTHWTAKNLSWNGTVAPGASISFGFNGTGSGSPSGCKLNGASCDGGSVPGDNAPSAPGTPTASAITDTSAKLTWTAATDDKGIKNYDVLRGGAKVATVTGTTYTDTALSAGTDYSYTVQARDTADQTGPVSGSVAVRTTGGGTTPPPGDKINLGYFTNWGVYGRNYHVKNLVTSGSASKITHINYAFGNVQGGKCTIGDAYADYDKAYTADQSVDGVADTWDQPLRGNFNQLRKLKAKYPNIKVLWSFGGWTWSGGFGAAAQNPAAFAQSCYDLVEDPRWADVFDGIDIDWEYPNACGLTCDTSGPAALKNLASALRTKFGASNLVTAAITADGSDGGKIDAADYAGAAQSMDWYNVMTYDFFGAWADKGPTAPHSPLTSYTGIPQAGFNASDAIAKLKAKGVPAKKLLLGIGFYGRGWTGVTQSAPGGTATGAAQGTYEAGIEDYKVLKSSCPATGTIAGTAYAHCGTNWWSYDTPATVTSKMTWAKNQGLGGAFFWEFSGDTANGELVSAINSGLK, encoded by the coding sequence TTGAGCACTGAGACCCCCCCACGCCGGGCCGGATTCAGACAGAGACTCAGTACCGGCACCACCATCCGTTCCAAGGCCGTAGCGGGCGTCACCGCACTGCTTCTGCCGCTCGCGGCGATGGTCGGCCTGGCCAGCCCCGCCGAGGCCGCCACGTCGGCGACCGCCACCTACCTCAAGAAGTCCGACTGGGGCACCGGCTTCGAAGGCCAGTGGACGGTGAAGAACACCGGAACCACCTCGCTGTCCTCCTGGACGATCGAGTGGGACTTCCCCACCGGCACCGCGGTCGGCTCCGCCTGGGACGCCACCGTCACCGGTTCCGGCACCCACTGGACCGCCAAGAACCTCAGCTGGAACGGCACCGTCGCCCCCGGCGCCAGCATCAGCTTCGGCTTCAACGGGACCGGATCCGGCTCCCCCAGCGGCTGCAAGCTGAACGGCGCCTCCTGCGACGGCGGCAGCGTCCCCGGCGACAACGCCCCCTCGGCGCCGGGCACCCCCACCGCGAGCGCCATCACCGACACGTCGGCGAAGCTCACCTGGACCGCGGCGACCGACGACAAGGGCATCAAGAACTACGACGTCCTGCGCGGCGGCGCCAAGGTCGCCACGGTCACCGGTACGACGTACACGGACACCGCCCTCTCCGCGGGTACCGACTACTCGTACACCGTGCAGGCCCGCGACACCGCGGACCAGACCGGACCGGTCAGTGGCTCGGTCGCCGTCCGCACCACCGGCGGCGGCACCACTCCCCCGCCCGGTGACAAGATCAACCTCGGCTACTTCACCAACTGGGGCGTCTACGGGCGCAACTACCACGTGAAGAACCTGGTGACCTCGGGCTCCGCCTCGAAGATCACGCACATCAACTACGCCTTCGGCAACGTCCAGGGCGGCAAGTGCACCATCGGTGACGCCTACGCCGACTACGACAAGGCGTACACCGCCGACCAGTCGGTCGACGGCGTCGCGGACACCTGGGACCAGCCGCTGCGCGGCAACTTCAACCAGCTCCGCAAGCTCAAGGCGAAGTACCCGAACATCAAGGTCCTCTGGTCCTTCGGCGGCTGGACCTGGTCCGGCGGCTTCGGTGCCGCGGCCCAGAACCCGGCCGCGTTCGCCCAGTCCTGCTACGACCTGGTCGAGGACCCCCGCTGGGCCGATGTCTTCGACGGCATCGACATCGACTGGGAGTACCCCAACGCCTGCGGTCTCACCTGTGACACCAGCGGCCCGGCCGCACTGAAGAACCTCGCCTCCGCGCTGCGCACCAAGTTCGGCGCGAGCAACCTCGTCACGGCCGCCATCACCGCGGACGGCTCCGACGGCGGCAAGATCGACGCCGCGGACTACGCGGGCGCCGCGCAGTCCATGGACTGGTACAACGTCATGACGTACGACTTCTTCGGCGCGTGGGCGGACAAGGGCCCGACGGCCCCGCACTCCCCGCTCACCTCGTACACCGGCATCCCCCAGGCCGGCTTCAACGCCTCCGACGCCATCGCCAAGCTGAAGGCCAAGGGCGTCCCGGCCAAGAAGCTGCTGCTCGGCATCGGCTTCTACGGCCGCGGCTGGACCGGCGTCACCCAGTCCGCCCCGGGCGGCACGGCGACCGGCGCGGCCCAGGGAACGTACGAAGCGGGCATCGAGGACTACAAGGTCCTCAAGAGCAGCTGCCCCGCCACCGGCACCATCGCCGGCACCGCCTACGCCCACTGCGGCACCAACTGGTGGAGCTACGACACCCCGGCCACCGTCACCTCGAAGATGACCTGGGCGAAGAACCAGGGCCTGGGAGGCGCCTTCTTCTGGGAGTTCAGCGGTGACACCGCCAACGGCGAACTGGTGAGCGCGATCAACAGCGGCCTCAAGTAA
- a CDS encoding F0F1 ATP synthase subunit gamma, whose product MGAQLRVYKRRIQAVTATKKITKAMEMIAASRIVKAQRKVQASMPYATELNRAVTAVATGSTTKHPLTTEAESPVRAAVLLITSDRGLAGGYSSNAIKAAERLRERLAGEGKEVDTYIVGRKGVAYYGFRERKVAESWTGFTDSPAYGDAKNVAAPLIEAIQKDSAEGGVDELHIVFTEFVSMMTQNAVDNRMLPLSLDKVAEESGTKGEILPLFDFEPSAEDVLDALLPRYVESRIYNALLQAAASEHAARRRAMKSATDNAGDLIKSLSRLANAARQAEITQEISEIVGGASALADATAGSDK is encoded by the coding sequence ATGGGCGCTCAGCTTCGCGTTTACAAGCGCCGCATCCAAGCCGTCACCGCGACCAAGAAGATCACCAAGGCGATGGAAATGATCGCCGCCTCGCGCATCGTCAAGGCGCAGCGCAAGGTGCAGGCTTCGATGCCGTACGCGACCGAGCTGAACCGTGCGGTGACCGCGGTGGCGACCGGCTCCACCACCAAGCATCCGCTCACCACCGAGGCCGAGTCCCCGGTCCGCGCCGCGGTTCTGCTCATCACGAGCGACCGCGGTCTGGCCGGCGGCTACTCCTCCAACGCCATCAAGGCGGCGGAGCGGCTCCGGGAGCGGCTCGCGGGTGAGGGCAAGGAGGTCGACACGTACATCGTCGGCCGCAAGGGTGTCGCCTACTACGGCTTCCGCGAGCGCAAGGTCGCGGAGTCCTGGACCGGCTTCACCGACAGCCCGGCGTACGGGGATGCAAAGAACGTCGCCGCGCCCCTGATCGAGGCCATCCAGAAGGACTCGGCCGAGGGCGGCGTCGACGAACTGCACATCGTCTTCACCGAGTTCGTGTCGATGATGACGCAGAACGCGGTGGACAACCGCATGCTGCCGCTGTCGCTCGACAAGGTTGCGGAGGAGAGCGGTACGAAGGGCGAGATCCTTCCGCTGTTCGACTTCGAGCCGTCGGCGGAGGACGTCCTCGACGCCCTCCTGCCGCGCTACGTCGAGAGCCGTATCTACAACGCACTGCTGCAGGCAGCCGCTTCCGAGCACGCCGCCCGCCGCCGCGCGATGAAGTCGGCGACCGACAACGCCGGGGATCTCATCAAGAGCCTCTCCCGGCTTGCCAACGCGGCCCGCCAGGCCGAAATCACCCAGGAAATCAGCGAGATCGTCGGCGGTGCCAGTGCTCTGGCCGACGCGACCGCGGGGAGTGACAAGTAA